The genomic segment GAGCCAGTTCCAGGTCGGGCAAGTCGTCGACTGCAGCATCTTCCAGCCGGGGCAGCTGGTCGACGTGATCGGCTGGCGCAAGGGACGCGGCTTTCAGGGGGGTGTGAAGCGGCACGGGTTCGCGGGGGGACCGAAGACACACGGACAATCGGATCGGCATCGCGCGCCGGGATCGATCGGGCCGACCACTGACCCCGGTCGTGTCCATAAGGGCAAGCGTATGGCGGGCCGTATGGGACCGGTGCGGGTCACGGTGCAGAACCTCAAGGTCATGCAGGTCGACCCGCAACGGAATCTCGTCCTGGTGCGGGGAGCAGTGCCTGGGCATCCGAACGGACTCGTCATCGTCCGTCATGCGATCAAGCAGCGGCGGGCGAAGGCATCGGCGTGATGGAGGGAGAGCGAGGCATGTTGGTTCCAGTCTACGACCTCGAGGGACGGGCAGTCGACAATATCGAGTTGGCTGACTCTGTCTTCAACATCACGCCGAATATTCCGGTCATGCACCAGGCGCTGGTGCGTCAGCGCGCGAACGCGCGTGCTGGTACGCACGATACCAAGACGCGTGGTGAAGTGCGTGGTGGTGGTCGAAAACCGTGGCGGCAGAAGGGGACGGGCCGGGCACGCCAGGGAAGCATCCGGGCACCGCACTGGAAGGGCGGTGGCGTGGTCTGGGGTCCGCACCCCCGGTCGTATCGGCAGAAGATGCCACGGAAGATGCGCCGGCTAGCGATTCGGTCGCTCCTGTCGGTCAAGCAGCGCGAGAATCAGATCGTCGTGGTGCAGGGACTCAACGAGATCGAGCCGAAGACCAAGGTGATGAAGAGTGTCCTCCAGCGCCTGCCGCTCGCCGATGCACGGTCGACACTGATCGTCGTCGATCAGCGTCGCGAGAACGTGCGGCGAGCAGCCGGGAACCTGGAGGATGTGAAGGTGCTCGTTGCGCACAATATGAATGTCCGGGATGGGCTCAAGTACGAGCGCATGATTCTCACACCTGAGGCGATCGACGTGATCCATCGCCTTTGGGCGCAGGAGGGGGTGTGAGCGATGGAACTCACCTATCAGGAAATCATCCGGCGCCCGCTGATCACGGAGAAGAATACGCGGCTCATGGAGATGAACCAGTACATGTTTGAGGTGCACCCGGCCGCGAACAAGATTCAGATCAAGGAAGCGATCGAGCGGACGTTCAACGTCAAGGTGAAGAAGGTGAACACCATGAACGTTCGCGGCAAGGTGCGCCGCCGATTCCGCAAGCGTGGTGCGCCGATCGTTGGTCGCGAACGATCGTGGAAGAAGGCGATCGTGACGCTCGAACCCGGGTACACGATCGACCTCTTCAGTCAGCTCTGACGCGTCTGAGATGAGGTGTCGCAATGCCGATCAAGGTCTACAAACCGACGACGCCTGGGCGCCGCAACATGTCGGTGCTCACGTATGAGGAGATCACGAAGGACGAGCCGGAAAAGTCGCTGATCGAGCCACTGAAGAAGTATGCCGGTCGGAATAACCGGGGCGTGATCACCACTCGTCACCGGGGCGGTGGGAACAAGCGCTTCTATCGCATCATCGACTTCCGGCGCGACAAGTGGGGCATCCCAGCGAAGGTGGCTGCGATCGAGTATGACCCGAATCGTACCGCTTTCATCGCGTTGTTGCACTACGCGGATGGCGAGAAGCGGTACATTCTCGCACCGCTCGGACTCAGGGTGGGTGACGTCGTGCAGTCTGGGCCGGGATCGCCGATTCGCGTCGGCAATGCATTGCCGCTCCGGGACATTCCCTTGGGGACCTTTGTCCACAATGTGGAGTTGTACCCCGGTCGCGGTGGCCAGCTGGCGCGTGCAGCGGGAGCTGTCGCCCAGGTGGTCGCGAAGGTGGATAATTATGTACATCTACGCCTGCCTTCCGGGGAGATCCGGATGGTGCATGCTGACTGCATGGCCACCATTGGGCAGGTGGGGAATCTCGATCACCAGAACGTGAGTATCGGGAAGGCCGGTCGAAAGCGGCACATGGGGTGGCGTCCGACCGTGCGTGGTTCGGCGATGACGCCGCGTGATCACCCGCACGGAGGTGGAGAAGGAAAGGCACCGCGTGGGATGCCACCGAAGACCCCGTGGGGGGAGCCGGCGCTCGGGAAGCGCACGCGCCGGAACAAGCGGTCAGACCGGTTCATCATCCGGCGGCGCTACGAGGCCTAGCCGGTGAGGAGGTGTCGCGATGGGGCGTTCATCGAAAAAGGGTCCGTACATCGATCCGAAACTGAAGAAGAAGATCGACGAGCTGAACCGAACCGGGGAGCGTCGGGTCATCCGTACCTGGGCGCGTGACTGCACGATTTTCCCCGAGATGGTCGGCCACACGATCGCAGTCCACGATGGACGGCGGCACGTG from the Thermomicrobium sp. 4228-Ro genome contains:
- the rplC gene encoding 50S ribosomal protein L3, with protein sequence MIEGLLGRKLGMTQIFDEAGRAIPVTVLEVGPCVVTQVKTKERDGYEAVQLGFGHRKRQNKPMQGHLRASGASPRYLKEVRVDDPSQFQVGQVVDCSIFQPGQLVDVIGWRKGRGFQGGVKRHGFAGGPKTHGQSDRHRAPGSIGPTTDPGRVHKGKRMAGRMGPVRVTVQNLKVMQVDPQRNLVLVRGAVPGHPNGLVIVRHAIKQRRAKASA
- the rplD gene encoding 50S ribosomal protein L4, producing the protein MLVPVYDLEGRAVDNIELADSVFNITPNIPVMHQALVRQRANARAGTHDTKTRGEVRGGGRKPWRQKGTGRARQGSIRAPHWKGGGVVWGPHPRSYRQKMPRKMRRLAIRSLLSVKQRENQIVVVQGLNEIEPKTKVMKSVLQRLPLADARSTLIVVDQRRENVRRAAGNLEDVKVLVAHNMNVRDGLKYERMILTPEAIDVIHRLWAQEGV
- the rplW gene encoding 50S ribosomal protein L23, producing MELTYQEIIRRPLITEKNTRLMEMNQYMFEVHPAANKIQIKEAIERTFNVKVKKVNTMNVRGKVRRRFRKRGAPIVGRERSWKKAIVTLEPGYTIDLFSQL
- the rplB gene encoding 50S ribosomal protein L2, producing MPIKVYKPTTPGRRNMSVLTYEEITKDEPEKSLIEPLKKYAGRNNRGVITTRHRGGGNKRFYRIIDFRRDKWGIPAKVAAIEYDPNRTAFIALLHYADGEKRYILAPLGLRVGDVVQSGPGSPIRVGNALPLRDIPLGTFVHNVELYPGRGGQLARAAGAVAQVVAKVDNYVHLRLPSGEIRMVHADCMATIGQVGNLDHQNVSIGKAGRKRHMGWRPTVRGSAMTPRDHPHGGGEGKAPRGMPPKTPWGEPALGKRTRRNKRSDRFIIRRRYEA
- the rpsS gene encoding 30S ribosomal protein S19 gives rise to the protein MGRSSKKGPYIDPKLKKKIDELNRTGERRVIRTWARDCTIFPEMVGHTIAVHDGRRHVPIYITEQMVGHKLGEFAPTRTYRGHGKDAERTTRRR